In the Salvia miltiorrhiza cultivar Shanhuang (shh) chromosome 8, IMPLAD_Smil_shh, whole genome shotgun sequence genome, tcaatgatgaagcccacTCGTCGAtcagatcctcccaatctttgaaactggcttcgtcgatattgagaatcaatccatagggatggattggttcgagtgtggcctttcctacaggagtatcccgcatctgtGGCCTGCGTCTTTTGGTTCGTTGGAAGTGGCTTGCATCATCTGAAGCCCCACCCCTTTTTGACGAACTTTCTTTTTGGTGCTCGGGtttgggcacctcatctccttggttcatctttagatcaaccatgttgagattagcaaaggattctgctaactcctgtagatcatctaatccgattctgtcaaggctattcatgatatttgcctttcatgattcggattatatcctttggctgcaactccttgggtgctgcatcaaaTATAGGGGGATTCGTCGGGTCGTTGGACCATTgcttccgaatttttccggaacatggttttcgcctctCGATCTCCttcattcttttctggatatcacacaagagggttaatatttcctcttatttgagtgatattctgctcagctccatcggtagatcgtacagcttgacgccataatattccaccgtcttttggatctcccgcaaattgacgttgtcggaagagcttggctcgatcttttggtagcctgGAAAAGCTACACTcgccttgtcttttggttccatcagTTGTGTGACTGATGTGCCTCGTCTCTGGTTCTTTCAATCGCCGTTCTTATTCCGACGATTCCCATGAGAGTCTCATGGTAAGATTGAATACCCGTGATGATATCACGAATAATTTCCGCATCTTCTCCCCGTCGAATGTTTGTTACGAGGGCTCGATTATTCCAGTTGAGATCGTCAATAAGACGAGTAGTTTCTCTCTCCAAATCTTGAAGAAATTTCCTGTAAACAATacatctcggacattcgtccggatccatactttctaatggagtctcctcccacataggttaattatgaaataaaatataaaaaatataattcctcaattataacccgctctgataccattttaagGATCGCGGGGATGCATTTGTTATAATTAGGgtaatttgaaaagaaagtatGAAAAGTGGGGttgttgtgttatttattttgTGATGGGGTCAATTTCAGAGTTTCAAGAAAACCAGGGGTATGATTTTAAATAGTCAAGAATCAAACCATGGGCAATTTGGACACatatcaaagtatttgatataaTTTGGATTTTTAGAAGTTCATGGGAAAAATGGATTTTGAGCATAGTTGGTGATATTCTAGGCAATTATCCCTGAAAATTATTAATAGATTTGTCGTAGAACAAATTAAATTTTGCATTGACGGTAATAGTTGAAAATTATTtcacataattatttattgcaaATTCTTGTGTGCTCCATGGAGCACCGTGTTCCATAATACTAACACTTGCattaaataacactaacactaatactatcttgaaatgacactaacactattttgttttacaaatgacactgtcatgttatagtgttagtgtcatttcgcgacagtgttatttatataacatgatagtgtcatttgtaaaacagaatagtgttagtgtcatttcgcgacagtgttatttatataacatgatagtgtcatttgtaaaacagaatagtgttagtatcattttAAGATAGTGTTAATGTTAGTgtaatttgtaaaacaaaatagtgttagtgtcatttcaagatagtgttagtgttagtgtcatttaatgcaatagtgtcatttataaaacaaaatagtgttagtgtcatttcaaaatagtgttagtgttagtgtcatttaattcAAGTGTTAGTGACATTCAGCATGGTGCTCCATGGAGCACACAAGAATGcctcattatttattaatattgaatGGTATATATAGTGTTTATTCAGATTCGTTTGGTAGGTATGTTAGGATATGAAAGAATCGTTTAAGTCAAGATATATATTATAGATAAAAGAATATTGATGTCGTATATATATTTGTGCTTAGTAGTTAATAAATGAAATGTAGATACCATGAATTAGTTATTTGATACTCTAAATTAAAATctagattaaataaataaatggcaATTTTATTCATATACATATAAGTAGGCAAACTCACATACAATGCTTTTTATCATTGTGATCGACGAGTACTCATTTTCCTCATGAACTAGTACGCtctctcgtgcgatgcacgggctACGATTACACTAAAGCATCAatataacttaattaataaCCGTCatttaatatactccctccgtcccacgaatcttgaatCACTTTTCTTATATGTGCCaagtaatttgaataaatatgacaatatttatctttatatgtatttaaattttaatttgtgttgctttattacaaatattttttttatcaatcgatTAGTGGAAAAACAGGGGTTGAACATGATATAATTGTCattcaatttcaaataatatacatgatctttttaaatttaaatagacgtgctactataaaattaagcagttcaatttttttttttaaataggatCAATATTGATTCcccaattaataatttttcaatgagCCATTTTGATGCTTAATATACAGTAAATGTAAatctaatatatttaattagaaatagtaatagtaatagtagatatgttaatataaataaatataaaaaacaatacaaacataattaaagatttaataaatttaaagcttatctgaaatataatttttaagatgatataattaattattcatctataaatttatattaaattaatttaaattctacTTTAAAAACAATACTTTTAAATTGAAGAGCTTTGAAATGAGCTAATATGATATAAAAacactataaaaataaaattaatactctaaaagaaaaaatgaaagataaaaCAACGTGActtcaacattaaaaaaaaaagagtggagagtggagagaggaaagaggagagaggaataaattaaagatattgtcatcagtggcggatccaggaatTTTAAATTAGGGGTACGAAAAAATAATCTCATAAACACAAATGTAAAAGATACTTAATTTAATGTTAAAAATAATATGTTCTAAAACATCGTTCgaacaaaaaaataaacttgCTGGCTCtaattcttttttgttttttgtttttgttttttgccAGCTATCTCTAATACAcgtttattaaattttagttgGGTCGTTTGAGCCCAAAGCTCAAAGTAAGAATATTTACCTAAAGTTCTTAAGTCGGTTGGGATGTTGGGGGTACAAAACTAAAGCAAATAGTAACATTTAAACCCATAATTATGTATAAtactagtattaattttttttttgggggtacAGCCGTACCCCCATCGCCCATCATTGGATCCGCCTCTGATTgtcatcatctttaatttaatattcatattgaatatttttcacgattcaaatttgatgatttttagaatataatcaaaagaaaaaagacaaGTGAGAGAAAATTTGGTAAAAATCATATAATCAAGATAGTGAGAGAACGGTGTGAGATGAGAGagttaggagagagaaagtgtgatAGAATAAGTGATAGAAGGAGTGAGAAAATCTAACGGTAAAAAGTTACCGTTAAAAACtgatgtttcatatatatatatatatatttgatactaTGAATCAGTTGTTTAATACTCTTTTTGGCATTTGTACTGGTTCGTTgcgctttattttatttattattattattattattattattttttatatcgtTGTAATTGACAAGTACTTTTTTTcttcatatataattttttccGAAGGATTTCTTTTATGAGGTTTTAACGACGCTCGGCCCTGCCCTTTAAACATCTCCTTTTCTCTTCAAGGGTTGATAGATATCACACACTCACGCAATGCTTCAAGTGTTCACACCACTTGGAACCAGTGAATCATGCGTAGCTGTACAAACTCACCCACCATCTGTTTGTCAAAATGCCAAGCCCTGCCTTTTACTGCATTTGAAGAAAGTAATCAGACATGCAACGCCACTTAAATATATATCACAGAAAAACTCTTAGTTAGAAGATTCCATTAGGAATCAATGTACAAAAGAACTTGACGAATAAATCCTTTCGTGTATTGCACAGAAGGACATTAACTATGCTACATATGTGATGTAACCTTATGGTTTATTCACTAATGTTCTACTACAAGAATTGGGTACATAAACAACATAAAATAGACAACAGAGAACGTCATCGAAGATGCATGCAAGAAAGATACACTAAAAATAGAAACGTGCTGGGGCAGCTTATACATTATCATCCCCATGGAAGGATCAGagttaggattttaaaaataagaaaaaaataataaaaaatacaacatatataaCATCTgtactaataaaaaaaaagccTAAGGCATCCTAAGGCACAACTTGtagattgcctattttacccctattacatattttattttaagattattttacatatgatatatttataagaatatattaattcattatatattACACTTAATCTATGTGATATTTATCTATACgcgatatatatctatagctattgataaggcttatagatAAATATCAATTCAATAAATTacctaataaaataacattaattacacgtacaacgtacgttctttctgctagtaaTTATAAAAAGTCGCCCGCATCGGATGATCGCCAAGTCGGCCTCTATCTCTGATCAATGCATACCAGAGAAAGGGTGGAAATAAAAAATGGAGATCAAGTGGTAGTAGAATTTTTCCTTTCAAAATTGAACTTGTTTTCCCTTTTCTTCCGCGGTGAGCCTCTTCGGTTTAATCCCACCTTCTATAATAGATCTATGTATGGATGTAATAGTTATAAATAATTGATAACAATTTCGCTGTGAAAAATAGCCTTGATCCAGAAATTAAGAAGAGAAGCAGGAAGAAGATAAGGGAGAATTAGGAGAAAAGGGAGGCGAGGTGAGAGTGAGGATAATTCATATTACTTAGGGTTATCCTTCATGCACGTACACTAAATACCAAGGCCTACAAGGTGGGGACCAAGGCAAAAGCAACAAAATTACATAGCATAACAAATACTGAAATAAAGTAAAGATAGGTAGGGCACGTAGGATCCTCTCTTGCCTCCACGTGTCCTGAAGTAATACTTTCCTCCTGTTGACTCAGCCACTAGCTCGATACCTATTCTCCCCTTCCTTCACAAACTCTTCTACAATCTCCATTGTATCAACCAAGGGATTCCCCATATTTTCACCCATAGCCTGTAAATCATTCTCTCCGCCGGTGTCCCCGTCCACGTTCGTAACATCTTCGTTCTGAGCATTTTCGCCTTCGCTTTCGCGCATGAATTCCGGTGGCACACTCGGCCGTTCGACCTCAGGATTGTGAACTCGTCGCAGTGGATCGGGAACAGTTTTCAATCCGTCACATTCTCTGATGTCCCTTACTTCCAAACAAGGCAGTGATCCTTCCTCTTCTTCATAAACCTCAAGATTTTCAATCTTCCAAATCCGAAGAACTTTAAGCCGACGGAAACCTTTTCTAGAGCAATACATCGTGCTACACACCACAGACTGACCtagataaattaacagtattaaataaaaaaattaaagaccaCATCACAGGGAACTCGAACTCAAAACCTTTGGCCTTAGACATtaattaaccccttaccgcttggccaacacacgcacacaatacCACAAACTAACCTAGAAGTCCAAGAATCACGAGATTCGGAAGCTTCCCCAGAACTTCAAACGGGTCTAAATCCAACTTCGAACCCGAGAGCGTGATATTAGTGAGACTAGTAGGGAGGTTCCGGAGGATGGTGCTGTGCACTTTCCCGAGCAAATACACCGATGAAAGTTTAGGGTTCCCTTCCAACGAAGTTAACTTCAGATCGGCAGCTTCATTATCCTCATCCCGTGATTTCAGCCTCAAAGACTCGAGAAGTTTCAGGTTCGAGATCCACTCCTTGATAGCCTCTAACTGTCTTGACATCTCATCTTCTTTTGATGCCCTCGACCTGCATgagagctaattgttaaaacagGATCGTAACTTTTACTCCCTCTGActcactctaataggctcactTTTTTTGAAGATTAAAAAAACTTAGTTTTTAGGAAGAAAGTGGTGTGATCCACACTGattaagtacattttttttactcaaaatagaaaacaaGCCTATTATactgggacgtcccaaaaaagaaaacgagcTTATTAGAGTAGGATGGATAGAGTAGTATTTTTCAGAAAGAGGGCTatatgttactccctccgtccgccaagattatgtcacaattactatatcgggcgtccgccaagattatgtcactttccttttaaggcaatggtcccaccatcctctttaatattttatccttactaacaccctttatttacaaaaaacccacctcaaattcaatctcaaccacacatctcataaagtggtgggtccctttctccactacatcaaaatcatcaccaattttattaaaacttgtgcccaagcaatttgccataatcttggcggacggagggagtacaaaatttgaaaatgagaacaATAGCTTCCATTTTTCACATTTACGTACACTCCTATTTCGGGCCGTGGTGAAAACTATAGTCTTcattttgatgtgttaaatagtaatgtaaatgtaaaaaatagaagctatagtccttatttttaatttctaaaagTTACCGTCttgttttaacaattagctcacCTGCACGACAATGCCAGCTTCCGAATGTTGAGCAATTTATCTAGTCCTCCGACGACCGGGGTGTCCTCGTCCACGAAGGCCCCCCAGAGCGTCTGAAGGGCTGTTAGAGTGACCTGAGATGGCGGATCGGGAAACCTCGTGCGGTACGCCTCGCTCAGATACAAATGCCGCAGATACTGCATGCGCCATATCGATCGAGGAAGGAAACTTATGTATGTATGCTTCACGTCCAGCACATGGAGGTTGAACAATTTGTTGACGGAATCCGGGAGCTTCTCGAGGTATGTCAGCCTCAACCCGAGATACTTGATGGCGATGAGTTTGCCGAGCGCCTCGGTCAGCTTCGGCCGGAAAACCCGCTCGAGATCGAGCACCCTCAACCAGATGAAGCAGCCGGCCGAGATGCATCTGCGGAGGAAATCGCCGATATCCTCTCCCGGTTTGGTTCCTTCTTGAGAGTTGAACGACAAGAACGATATGACATCTCGATAATCCTGCACCGAGCTGGAAATCGTCGGGTTGCCGTGAATATGAATGAAGGAATCGCCGTTGGATTCCGCGGCTTCGTTGTGGTCGTCCACCAGCCGCAGAATCTTACCATTTCTGTCCTTGAGAAAATTAGACTTCTCAGCCTCCTGCAGCATAGCCTCCCGTCTACCGGCGTCGATCTTGCATACCTTCACTTTCCCGTTGCGTTTTCTGCTGGTGGGAAGCAGCACCCGCAGCGCTATGAGCTCGTTTAGATAATTCTCGGCAGTCTGCTCAACAAATTCCTCACCAACCAGACCCTCTGCAACCCACAACGCAATCAATCTCCTCGTGCGCACCAGAAATCCGGGAGGAAACAGTATGAGATAGCGCATACAGCGCCTCAAGTAAGAAGGAATGCTCTGCTCctccgctgctgctgctgcgaagCCGGGCATTCGCGACTCGCGATGGAGCTGCCGGGACAGCTGAATTCTGTATCTGCTGATATCTTCATCGACACCGTGCAGCTGCTTGGAGATCCTCAAGATCTTGAGCTCGTAAATTAGAGCCTTGAAGGTGGCGGCATCCCTCTGTATCTCCCTCTTGGTGTGAATCTCTGTCAGGTCTTCTGCTTTGCGGATCACGTCTCTGATAATTGCAATCAACTCCTCGGTTTCTATGGAGAGCCCAGGCCCGGCTTCGATCCTTTCCAACTGGGGTATAAGCGTCTCCAATTCGTATTGGATTCGCCCTACTACATAGTGTCCTTGGGTCAGTTGTTTTATGTAGCCGCAAACTGAGTCTGAAAATTGTTCAATCAATACGGAGGAAACCACCACTGCATCCGCCATTGCTGAGTTACCTCAAGTTTTTCTTCCtttctctctcccctctctctctctcttgcctgATAGGTAG is a window encoding:
- the LOC130999880 gene encoding probable disease resistance protein At1g58602 isoform X1, whose protein sequence is MADAVVVSSVLIEQFSDSVCGYIKQLTQGHYVVGRIQYELETLIPQLERIEAGPGLSIETEELIAIIRDVIRKAEDLTEIHTKREIQRDAATFKALIYELKILRISKQLHGVDEDISRYRIQLSRQLHRESRMPGFAAAAAEEQSIPSYLRRCMRYLILFPPGFLVRTRRLIALWVAEGLVGEEFVEQTAENYLNELIALRVLLPTSRKRNGKVKVCKIDAGRREAMLQEAEKSNFLKDRNGKILRLVDDHNEAAESNGDSFIHIHGNPTISSSVQDYRDVISFLSFNSQEGTKPGEDIGDFLRRCISAGCFIWLRVLDLERVFRPKLTEALGKLIAIKYLGLRLTYLEKLPDSVNKLFNLHVLDVKHTYISFLPRSIWRMQYLRHLYLSEAYRTRFPDPPSQVTLTALQTLWGAFVDEDTPVVGGLDKLLNIRKLALSCRSRASKEDEMSRQLEAIKEWISNLKLLESLRLKSRDEDNEAADLKLTSLEGNPKLSSVYLLGKVHSTILRNLPTSLTNITLSGSKLDLDPFEVLGKLPNLVILGLLGQSVVCSTMYCSRKGFRRLKVLRIWKIENLEVYEEEEGSLPCLEVRDIRECDGLKTVPDPLRRVHNPEVERPSVPPEFMRESEGENAQNEDVTNVDGDTGGENDLQAMGENMGNPLVDTMEIVEEFVKEGENRYRASG
- the LOC130999880 gene encoding disease resistance protein PIK6-NP-like isoform X2; this encodes MADAVVVSSVLIEQFSDSVCGYIKQLTQGHYVVGRIQYELETLIPQLERIEAGPGLSIETEELIAIIRDVIRKAEDLTEIHTKREIQRDAATFKALIYELKILRISKQLHGVDEDISRYRIQLSRQLHRESRMPGFAAAAAEEQSIPSYLRRCMRYLILFPPGFLVRTRRLIALWVAEGLVGEEFVEQTAENYLNELIALRVLLPTSRKRNGKVKVCKIDAGRREAMLQEAEKSNFLKDRNGKILRLVDDHNEAAESNGDSFIHIHGNPTISSSVQDYRDVISFLSFNSQEGTKPGEDIGDFLRRCISAGCFIWLRVLDLERVFRPKLTEALGKLIAIKYLGLRLTYLEKLPDSVNKLFNLHVLDVKHTYISFLPRSIWRMQYLRHLYLSEAYRTRFPDPPSQVTLTALQTLWGAFVDEDTPVVGGLDKLLNIRKLALSCRSRASKEDEMSRQLEAIKEWISNLKLLESLRLKSRDEDNEAADLKLTSLEGNPKLSSVYLLGKVHSTILRNLPTSLTNITLSGSKLDLDPFEVLGKLPNLVILGLLVCGV